In Magnetococcus sp. PR-3, the sequence AGTGGGTGAATTTAGGCCCGTTGCCGCCGGTTTTCCATTGAGAAACCGCCGCAGGTTTAATGCCCAGCTCGTGAGCAATATGGGTCTGTGTGATCCCGGTATGGGATAGCGCACGATCAAAACGTTCTGCAAAAGACATATCCACCTCCTGCACACAGTATATTTAAGGAGCGCTTAAATAGCATTTTAAGAATTACTTGAACACGATTGTAAGAAATGCTAAACATTGTGACCAAGGAGAGAGACAATGGAACAGCAAAAGAGGGCACTTCGTCGTGCCATACGGGTGAGTGGGGGAGGCTCTGTGGTGGCCAAGTCATTGGGCATATCGCCCAGTGCGGTTTCTCAGTGGCAGCGGTGTCCGGCCGAACGGGTATTAGAGGTGGAGCGTTTAAGCCAAGGCAGGGTTAGCCGCTATCTGTTGCGACCCGATGTGTTCGGCGCACCGGAAATCACCGCCGCTTAACCTCCCCTTTTAACCACCAGATAGAGATACCTCTGGTGGGTTAGCGCATCTCCGCCCGAGCGCGATCATGCGGCCCTGTGGGTCAAGGGGCCTGCATGCGGTTGAACTGTGAGATGGGGTGGGGTTAGCGCATATCCGCCCGAGCGCGATTATATAGCCCTGTCGGTCAAGGGGCCTGCATGCGATTGAACCACGAGATGGGGTGGGGTTAGCGCATATCCGCCCGAGCGCGATCATGCGGCCCTTTGGGTCAAGGGGCCTGCATGCGATTGAACCATGAGATGGGGTGGGGTTAGCGCGTATCCGCCCGAGTGCAATCATATGGCCCTGTGGGTCAAGGGGCCTGCATGCGGTTGAACCGTGAGATGGGGTGTGGTTAGCGCGTATCCGCCCGAGTGCAATCATGCGGCCCTGTGGGTCAAGGGGCCTGCATCGTGTGAGTGTTACCGGTATGCAGGCTCTTTGGAGGGGCAGGTAACAGGTTGGCTGTCGCTCCGCATGTGATCTCAACAGAGGGGCGCCGCGTTGTTGCTTGAGCGGCGTGCAGGTACCCGAAGGCGCTTGGAGACCGTGAATGATTGTAAGAAGCATGGGGTTGTGCCCAGTGCGTATCTAGAAAAGTGGTATGCAGGCTGTAGGCTTTGCCCGCGCAGGTCATCTTAGGGGGGGAGTCGTTGTTTGGGGTCAAGCCTGTGATCATAGCAGAGACATCAAGGGGTTGTTTGATCCGGGTGTAGGCACCTGAAGGTGTTCGGACACCCAGAGCTTTGAAGCGTGTGTATGGCCACCGGAGCGCTTAAAAGCGGCGGGCTCTACAGCGTGTGTGCATGATCGTAAGCAGGATGTAAAAGCCGTTGGTTTTGATCTGAGCGTAGGTAGCAGAAGGTGCATGAAACCAGAGGCGTGTGCATGAACGTAAGAAGGGCGTTAAAGCCTGTGGTCCGCGCATAAAAAGCGTAGGTGCCAGAAGGCGTGTGCAACGTGTGCATGAACGTAAGAAGGGGGTTAAAGCCTGTGGTCTGCGCATAAAAGCAGGGCGTTGGTAAAACATGGTTGGCTTACCCGAACCTCTATCGGTGGGCAGGTTATGAAAGCCATTGGCTCAACGATAAATAGGTGTCATGTCGAGAAGGAGGCGTGATGGCGAGAATACGTACGGTGAAACCGGAGCTGTTCCGGCACCATGATCTGTATGAGGCGGAGGTTGCCTCAGAGCTGCCTTTGCGGTTGGCGTTTATTGGGTTGTTTACCGTTTGTGATCGGGAAGGACGTTTTAAATGGCGTCCCCATGAGCTGAAATTAGATGTATTGCCATACGATACTTTTGATATGGCACAGGTGCTTGACGCGTTGGCCACCCGTGGTTTTGTGCATAAGTATCGTGTTGGGGATGGATGGTATGGATGTATTCCCTCTTTTTCTAATCATCAAATTGTAAACAACCGGGAGAAGGCCTCCATTTTACCCAAACCTACAGGAGAAGAGGGGGGTGTGCCGTATAAAAACAGTGTGTTAGATGAAGATGGTGCGGGTGAGTTCATTGCCGTAGATGACCCGTGCGTCACGGGTCACACACCTGCACAAGAGGAAGGGGAAGGGGAAGGGGAAGGGAGTAAAAAGAGTATCCCCCCTGTATCCCCCCAAGGGGGGGCAAAGCCAAACCGGGCGCGGAAGGCAAGCAAGGGTAAACGTAAAAGCAGCTTTCCAACCAAGCTTGCAGCTGTGGAAGCGCTACGGCACTACTTTTTGGCGTATGCCCGAGATCAGAATTTGGTTTTGACGGGCGAACCGTTTGAGGCGTTTCAAAATCATCACACCGCTAAGGGGAGTGTGATGATGGATTGGCAAGCGGCGGCCCGAACATGGATTGGCAACAGTAAACGATTTGGAGGTCAGGTTTATGGAGTCCCTCGCACCCACACTGGGGGCCGGCCCACAAGCTTGGCCCACGATCTTGCCCAAGAGGCCCGAGACCACCTTGGACACCCGCACGGCCAAACAGGTGTTGGCACGGTTTGAACTTAAATTTCCTGGTCGACCCCTCTACCGGGACGAAGACCAGAAACAGTTTTTGATCAAGGAGTGGGCGCAAGGTTTGGCGCATCTGCAACCTGCACAGGTGACGCAAGGTTTGCAGGCTTTGAACCGTGGGGTGGCGCACCCTCCGGCGATTGGGGCTTTTGTGGCGTTGTGTGAAGGGCAAGGCCGCAGTTGGGAGCAGTATCGTGCATTGGAACAGCCCAAGGCACCGCATAAAAGCAAGCAGGCAATCTTACCCCCGCAGGGCGCAAGAGGGTCAGACTGGCTCAAACTGAGTGCCGCCCACCGTGCCCAGACCGATGCCGAAAGCTGGCGTCAAGCACGCTGCCTGGCCCTGGTTGGGATGTCGTTTGAGCAGTGGTGTGCGGTGCACTGTGTGCCCTGAGTTTGTCCCTAAGATCCCTTCTGAACGTGGCACCCTATGGGGTGCCCCAGCGTACCCAAACGGATGTTGCATAGGGATGCTTAGCGCCGTGCCTCACTCAGGTTGGGATTGCCTTTAACCCGAGGTGTGGGGCGTAAGGTAGCCGAACTTGTGATCTAGATCTCTGTGGAAGGTGTTGGCTGAACGAGATGCTGGTTAAGGGTTGGGTGGGGCGTGTCTCTGTGCTCCGCGCTCCCCGGATTAATGTCGGGGGAGGGTTGGCAAGAGGCCCGCTGTTATCTGTGAAAAGAGGCTTTTTTGGGGATAAAAAATCGGCCAAGGCTAATGACTAAAGTGATCTGTGCGTTCCTGTTGTCGGCGTCATAATCGATGCAGGAGGGGAGGGATGGTTGGTGTTTGATGCGGTCATGATGGGGGTCTGGTGGGCGGGAAGGTGCGTCCCCCC encodes:
- a CDS encoding transcriptional regulator → MEQQKRALRRAIRVSGGGSVVAKSLGISPSAVSQWQRCPAERVLEVERLSQGRVSRYLLRPDVFGAPEITAA